A genome region from Mycolicibacterium litorale includes the following:
- a CDS encoding DUF3253 domain-containing protein — protein sequence MGSAERDLRTTILEMARRRGPSSSICPSDAARAVGGDGWRDLMDEARECARELARAGEVEITQKGEVVDPDAVWRGPIRIRTR from the coding sequence ATGGGTTCCGCTGAGCGCGACCTGCGCACGACGATTCTGGAGATGGCCCGCCGCCGCGGTCCGTCGAGCAGCATCTGTCCGTCGGACGCCGCGCGGGCTGTCGGGGGAGACGGCTGGCGCGACCTGATGGACGAGGCACGGGAGTGCGCCCGCGAACTCGCGCGAGCCGGCGAGGTGGAGATCACCCAGAAGGGCGAGGTCGTCGATCCTGACGCGGTGTGGCGCGGGCCGATTCGTATCCGCACCCGTTAG
- a CDS encoding mannan-binding family protein, with the protein MRAGALAALTVTAALIAAPTASASAESFCGELGGAWNGRYCHTSVQHERNAVRDIKVAIPAELVDDPVAGPAVRHYLATLVESWRSVGVRMVADSFGEANYQIFRHGPAMSVVYRETYHADGPDFNNAYRTFTFDMSRGTELQLADLVKPGVDPLTAIPPLAHPFIVDALDAAPPPHQPGSYPFVSDRWTPDKVYSGGYKAWALTADELIIYMPDYPVARDSPTDFTPGIMQWSMDGGTVQAHIPLTALSPILRPEFGGL; encoded by the coding sequence ATGCGGGCCGGCGCGCTCGCGGCGCTCACGGTGACGGCCGCCCTGATCGCGGCGCCGACCGCGTCGGCGTCGGCGGAATCGTTCTGTGGAGAACTCGGGGGAGCATGGAACGGGCGGTACTGCCACACCAGCGTGCAGCACGAGCGCAACGCGGTGCGCGACATCAAGGTCGCCATCCCCGCGGAACTGGTGGACGATCCCGTGGCAGGTCCCGCAGTGCGCCACTATCTCGCGACGCTGGTCGAGAGCTGGAGATCGGTGGGCGTGCGGATGGTCGCCGACAGTTTCGGCGAGGCCAACTATCAGATCTTCCGGCACGGTCCGGCGATGAGCGTTGTGTACCGCGAGACCTACCACGCCGACGGGCCGGACTTCAACAACGCCTACCGCACTTTCACGTTCGACATGTCAAGGGGCACAGAGCTACAACTGGCCGACCTGGTCAAGCCGGGAGTCGACCCGCTCACCGCGATTCCGCCGCTGGCCCACCCGTTCATCGTCGACGCTCTGGATGCGGCGCCGCCACCGCACCAGCCGGGCAGCTACCCGTTCGTCTCCGACCGGTGGACACCGGACAAGGTGTACTCCGGTGGATACAAGGCGTGGGCGTTGACCGCTGACGAACTGATCATCTACATGCCGGACTATCCGGTGGCGCGGGACTCGCCGACCGACTTCACCCCTGGCATCATGCAATGGTCGATGGACGGCGGTACGGTACAGGCACATATCCCACTCACGGCGTTGTCGCCGATTCTGCGGCCCGAATTCGGCGGTCTCTGA
- a CDS encoding YfgM family protein: MTMSVTTESELDGTENETEDDTGAQPEEAGDESETAAAPENETVDEEPSRPRRRRALAIVAAVLILGGFATSGYLGWRLWQDHQITLAGEEAKAAAVQYAQILTSIDSDKVDENFDQVLDGATGEFKDMYSQSSMQLRQLLIDNKASAHGVVVDSAIQSASEHTVVVLLFVDQSVSNSAVPDPRIDRSRIKMTMQDVDGRWRASKVELP; encoded by the coding sequence ATGACGATGTCCGTGACGACCGAATCCGAACTCGACGGGACCGAGAACGAGACCGAGGACGACACCGGCGCTCAGCCCGAGGAAGCCGGCGACGAGTCCGAGACCGCGGCCGCGCCCGAGAACGAGACCGTCGACGAGGAACCGAGCCGGCCCCGGCGCCGCCGGGCCCTCGCGATTGTCGCCGCGGTCCTGATCCTCGGCGGCTTCGCCACATCGGGTTACCTCGGCTGGCGGCTCTGGCAGGACCACCAGATCACCCTGGCCGGTGAGGAAGCCAAAGCGGCCGCCGTGCAGTACGCGCAGATCCTCACCAGCATCGACTCCGACAAGGTCGACGAGAATTTCGATCAGGTACTCGACGGAGCGACCGGCGAGTTCAAGGACATGTATTCACAGTCCAGCATGCAGCTTCGGCAACTGCTCATCGACAACAAGGCTTCGGCTCACGGCGTCGTCGTCGATTCGGCGATCCAGTCCGCCTCCGAGCACACGGTGGTCGTGCTGCTGTTCGTCGACCAGTCGGTGTCCAATTCCGCGGTGCCCGATCCGCGGATCGACCGCAGCAGGATCAAGATGACGATGCAGGATGTCGACGGCCGTTGGCGGGCAAGCAAAGTCGAGCTGCCCTGA
- a CDS encoding MlaD family protein: MTNSVANLVVAAARIGRRRRMWLSAAALLAMLVVATAYVSLGALQVNPLASSYRVTVELPASAGLLPNQNVTMRGVPVGRVDRLDITPTGVNAVVSVDSTVALPKSSAVRVSGLSPAGEQYLDFVADSDAGPYLGEGSVVAQRDTTIPVGLADLLAHADGALAQVDTAKLDLIKRELSMSEAGPQKLADVIDGGTFLLGTLDSVLPETSSMLRTSRVVLTLVADKNPGIDAASDNLSETFAGVNRMRDGFRTLTTQTPTTLTSVDNLFVDNSETMVQLLGSLASTSQLLYLRVPALHALFPAHRTSVLDAIGSIMHDNGLWATGDIYPRYSCDYGTPRLPPSSADFPEPSMYTYCRDDHPGVLVRGAKNAPRPAGDDTAGPPPGADLARTTDPTPQGRYTIPTPYGGPTLPIEPPR, translated from the coding sequence ATGACCAACTCCGTCGCCAACCTCGTGGTCGCCGCCGCCCGCATCGGGCGCCGCCGCCGCATGTGGCTGTCGGCCGCTGCCCTGCTGGCGATGCTCGTCGTGGCGACGGCGTATGTGAGCCTCGGTGCGCTGCAGGTCAATCCGCTCGCCTCGAGCTATCGCGTGACCGTCGAGCTGCCCGCCTCCGCGGGTCTGCTGCCCAACCAGAACGTGACGATGCGGGGAGTGCCCGTCGGCCGCGTGGACCGGCTCGATATCACTCCCACGGGCGTCAACGCCGTGGTGAGCGTGGACTCGACTGTAGCTTTGCCGAAGTCCAGTGCGGTGCGCGTCTCCGGGCTCTCCCCAGCCGGCGAGCAGTACCTCGATTTCGTCGCCGACAGCGACGCCGGACCCTATCTCGGCGAGGGCAGCGTCGTCGCTCAGCGCGACACCACCATCCCGGTCGGTCTCGCCGATCTGCTCGCCCACGCCGACGGCGCACTCGCACAGGTCGACACGGCGAAGCTGGATCTGATCAAGCGGGAACTGAGCATGAGCGAGGCCGGACCGCAGAAGCTCGCCGACGTCATCGACGGCGGCACTTTCCTTCTCGGCACGCTGGATTCGGTGCTTCCGGAGACGAGCAGCATGCTGCGCACCAGCCGCGTGGTACTGACACTGGTCGCCGACAAGAACCCCGGCATCGATGCCGCGTCCGACAATCTGAGCGAGACCTTCGCCGGAGTCAACCGGATGCGAGACGGGTTCCGGACGCTGACCACACAGACGCCGACGACGCTGACCTCCGTCGACAACCTGTTCGTGGACAACTCGGAGACGATGGTGCAGTTGCTGGGCAGCCTCGCGTCGACGTCACAACTGCTCTACCTGCGCGTGCCGGCGTTGCACGCCCTGTTCCCGGCCCATCGCACCTCGGTGCTCGACGCGATCGGCAGCATCATGCACGACAACGGTCTGTGGGCGACCGGCGACATCTATCCGCGGTACTCGTGCGATTACGGCACACCCCGGCTGCCGCCGTCCTCGGCGGACTTCCCCGAACCCTCGATGTACACCTATTGCCGCGACGACCACCCGGGTGTCCTCGTGCGCGGGGCGAAGAACGCACCACGCCCCGCCGGTGACGATACGGCCGGGCCGCCACCGGGCGCCGACCTGGCACGCACCACCGACCCGACACCCCAGGGGCGCTACACGATTCCCACCCCCTACGGCGGCCCGACGCTACCGATCGAACCGCCCCGATGA
- a CDS encoding MlaD family protein, whose protein sequence is MRHPTTALALAVTTCLSVPGCAAEGLASLPLPAPGGGSAGYTLTAVFSNALNVPMMAKVRLAGADVGELDSMKARNYTAVATLRIRDGVQLPKGSTAELRSATPLGDVFVALEPPATVPAGTALLRDGDTIGIESTTAAATVESVLSSAAVLVNGGAVRNFTNIINGLGKATGDQGQAFGELIRKTNHTLGTLNRRSDEISTAMSETSRLAGQLAAKNQSLGEVMDAAGPATDTLAAHTDHVADLVRQVGDTAEMLRKFPSIAGADTSGRSVIADANTIAGAWNDVALAPGADLYSLNRLMPPFVKSTTSNAIAVRVSIDRLVLGSIPDIGFAGDTGLHGPKRYNWHQLVGSLRYTLLRLQERVVGKGPGVPQVPVIPSPTEPGEIVPAPIPVPSPGEAPR, encoded by the coding sequence ATGAGGCACCCGACAACCGCGCTGGCGCTGGCGGTGACGACATGCCTTTCGGTGCCCGGTTGTGCCGCTGAGGGTTTGGCGAGCCTGCCGTTACCGGCCCCCGGCGGTGGTTCGGCGGGCTACACACTGACCGCGGTGTTCTCCAACGCGCTCAACGTCCCCATGATGGCCAAAGTGAGGCTGGCCGGTGCCGACGTCGGCGAACTCGACTCGATGAAGGCGCGCAACTACACCGCGGTCGCCACCCTGCGCATCCGCGACGGTGTGCAATTGCCGAAGGGCAGCACCGCCGAGCTGCGGTCCGCGACGCCATTGGGCGACGTGTTCGTCGCCCTCGAACCACCGGCAACGGTGCCGGCGGGGACGGCGCTGCTGCGCGACGGCGACACCATCGGCATCGAATCCACCACGGCAGCTGCCACCGTCGAGTCGGTGCTCAGCTCGGCGGCGGTTCTCGTCAACGGCGGAGCGGTCCGCAATTTCACCAACATCATCAACGGTCTCGGCAAGGCCACCGGCGACCAAGGCCAGGCGTTCGGCGAACTGATCCGCAAGACCAACCACACGCTCGGCACACTCAACAGGCGTTCCGACGAGATCTCCACCGCGATGTCCGAGACGTCGCGGCTCGCCGGACAGTTGGCGGCCAAGAACCAGTCCCTCGGTGAGGTGATGGATGCGGCGGGCCCCGCCACCGACACCCTGGCCGCGCACACCGACCACGTCGCCGATCTCGTTCGGCAGGTGGGCGACACCGCCGAGATGCTGCGGAAGTTCCCGTCGATCGCGGGTGCCGACACCAGCGGACGCAGCGTCATCGCCGACGCCAACACGATCGCCGGCGCCTGGAACGACGTGGCGCTGGCGCCCGGTGCGGATCTGTACTCGCTCAACCGCTTGATGCCGCCGTTCGTCAAGTCGACCACCAGTAACGCGATCGCGGTACGGGTCAGCATCGACCGGCTGGTGCTGGGGTCCATTCCGGACATCGGATTCGCCGGGGACACCGGCCTGCACGGGCCCAAGAGGTACAACTGGCATCAGCTGGTCGGGTCCCTGCGGTACACCCTGCTGCGTTTGCAGGAGCGGGTGGTGGGTAAGGGGCCGGGGGTGCCGCAGGTGCCGGTGATCCCAAGTCCCACCGAACCGGGAGAGATCGTGCCCGCCCCGATCCCCGTCCCATCGCCGGGGGAGGCGCCGCGATGA